The following coding sequences are from one Mastomys coucha isolate ucsf_1 unplaced genomic scaffold, UCSF_Mcou_1 pScaffold9, whole genome shotgun sequence window:
- the LOC116084450 gene encoding dehydrogenase/reductase SDR family member 4: MQKAGLLLRGWTRAWKSVRMASSKLTRQNPLANKVALVTASTDGIGFAIARRLAEDGAHVVISSRKQQNVDRAVATLQGEGLSVTGIVCHVGKAEDRERLVTTALKLHQGIDILVSNAAVNPFLGNLMDVTEEVWDKVLSINVTATAMLIKAVVPEMERRGGGSVVIVGSVAGFTRFPSLGPYNVSKTAMLGLTKNFAAELASKNIRVNCLAPGLIKTRFSSALWKEKAREDIIKEAMQIRRLGKPEDCAGIVSFLCSEDASYINGETVVVGGGTPSRL, from the exons ATGCAGAAAGCGGGACTGCTGCTACGTGGCTGGACTCGAGCGTGGAAGTCGGTGAGGATGGCCAGCTCCAAGTTGACTCGTCAGAACCCACTCGCGAATAAGGTGGCTCTAGTCACAGCCTCCACCGACGG GATCGGCTTTGCCATCGCCCGGCGTCTGGCTGAGGATGGGGCCCACGTGGTCATCAGCAGCCGCAAACAGCAGAATGTGGACCGTGCAGTGGCCACACTACAAGGAGAGGGTCTGAGTGTGACTGGCATCGTGTGCCATGTGGGGAAGGCAGAGGATCGAGAAAGGCTGGTAACGACG GCTCTGAAGCTTCACCAAGGGATTGATATCCTGGTCTCCAATGCTGCTGTCAATCCTTTCCTAGGAAATCTAATGGATGTCACAGAGGAGGTGTGGGACAAG GTTTTGAGCATTAATGTGACAGCTACAGCCATGCTGATTAAAGCGGTGGTGCCAGAGATGGAAAGACGAGG agGCGGCTCGGTGGTGATTGTGGGCTCCGTAGCAGGCTTCACTAGATTCCCC TCTCTGGGCCCTTACAATGTAAGCAAAACAGCTATGCTGGGTCTTACTAAGAACTTTGCGGCAGAGTTGGCCTCGAAGAACATTCGAGTGAACTGTTTGGCGCCTGGACTCATCAAGACTCGCTTCAGCAGTGCG ttgtggaaggagaaagcaagagaggacatCATAAAAGAAGCCATGCAAATCAGAAG GCTAGGCAAACCAGAGGATTGTGCCGGCATAGTTTCCTTCTTGTGCTCTGAAGATGCCAGTTACATCAATGGCGAGACAGTAGTGGTGGGGGGAGGAACCCCTTCTCGCCTCTGA